In the Streptomyces sp. f51 genome, one interval contains:
- a CDS encoding GNAT family protein produces MIEDEAETVNGDAVGEEREDGDAEAPRVVSWQGRGIALAPLDVDDAELVQVWRADPAAAHEVGMWPLALSAVRDRIQRDLDDNDRDDFLVLLPDGTPIGHIALTDQDVVDGTAEITLMLDPGHRGRGHGTAAVDALVDLAFGELPMHRVQAVTHTTNAAALAVLARAGFVREGVRRSACLHRGRRYDIAVLALLRDEWQALARPRSWDAPVAGPVT; encoded by the coding sequence ATGATCGAGGACGAGGCGGAGACGGTGAACGGGGACGCTGTGGGGGAGGAGCGGGAGGACGGGGACGCGGAAGCACCCCGGGTGGTCTCCTGGCAGGGCAGGGGCATCGCCCTGGCGCCGCTCGACGTCGACGATGCGGAGCTCGTCCAGGTCTGGCGCGCCGACCCCGCGGCGGCCCACGAGGTCGGCATGTGGCCGCTCGCGCTGTCCGCCGTGCGCGACCGCATCCAGCGGGACCTCGACGACAACGACCGCGACGACTTCCTCGTCCTGCTCCCCGACGGCACGCCGATCGGCCACATCGCCCTGACCGACCAGGACGTGGTCGACGGAACGGCCGAGATCACCTTGATGCTGGACCCGGGCCACCGGGGCCGGGGACACGGCACGGCCGCCGTGGACGCGCTGGTCGACCTGGCCTTCGGCGAACTCCCCATGCACCGTGTCCAGGCCGTCACCCACACCACCAACGCCGCGGCTCTCGCCGTCCTGGCCAGGGCCGGGTTCGTGCGGGAAGGGGTGCGCCGCTCCGCCTGTCTGCACCGGGGCCGCCGGTACGACATCGCGGTGCTGGCCCTGCTCCGCGACGAGTGGCAGGCGCTCGCCCGACCCCGGTCCTGGGACGCGCCGGTCGCCGGCCCGGTGACCTGA
- the sigJ gene encoding RNA polymerase sigma factor SigJ — protein sequence MALIMSDVDRFEAARPRLEAIAYRLLGSSGDAEDAVQETFLRWQAADTGRIEVPEAWLTKVLTNYCLNQLTSARARRETYVGRWLPEPLLAGDPMLGPADTAEQRESVSYAVLVLLERLAPKERAVYVLREAFGYPHQEIAAILDITEAAGQQIHHRAKKHIAEGRARTEVDETAARRIVEEFLTAATSGRTEPLIRLLTQDAVSVGDGGGKIPARAKAFEGALAVATFVRGLFKPSEAKRKYVGGAPEMYAAIANGGPAIVAVVDGRVVGISCLEVTADGIVAVRSQVNPDKLVRATEQWAATGRGQDPFCIL from the coding sequence ATGGCCCTGATCATGAGCGACGTGGACCGGTTCGAGGCGGCCAGGCCCCGGCTGGAGGCCATCGCCTACCGGCTGCTCGGCTCGTCGGGTGATGCGGAGGACGCCGTGCAGGAGACGTTCCTGCGCTGGCAGGCGGCCGACACCGGCCGGATCGAGGTGCCCGAGGCCTGGCTCACCAAGGTGCTCACCAACTACTGCCTCAACCAGCTCACTTCGGCCCGCGCCCGACGCGAGACGTACGTGGGGCGCTGGCTGCCCGAACCGCTGCTCGCCGGTGACCCGATGCTCGGCCCCGCCGACACCGCCGAACAGCGCGAGTCGGTCTCGTACGCCGTCCTCGTCCTGCTGGAGCGCCTCGCACCCAAGGAGCGCGCGGTGTACGTCCTGAGGGAGGCCTTCGGCTACCCGCACCAGGAGATCGCCGCGATCCTGGACATCACCGAGGCGGCCGGCCAGCAGATCCACCACCGGGCCAAGAAGCACATCGCCGAGGGCAGGGCGCGCACCGAGGTCGACGAGACTGCCGCCCGGCGGATCGTCGAGGAGTTCCTGACGGCGGCCACCAGTGGCCGTACCGAACCCCTGATCCGCCTGCTCACGCAGGACGCCGTGTCGGTCGGCGACGGCGGGGGCAAGATCCCGGCCCGCGCGAAGGCCTTCGAGGGCGCGCTCGCGGTCGCCACCTTCGTGCGCGGGCTGTTCAAGCCCAGCGAGGCCAAGCGGAAGTACGTCGGCGGCGCGCCCGAGATGTACGCCGCCATCGCCAACGGCGGGCCCGCGATCGTCGCGGTCGTGGACGGCAGGGTCGTCGGGATCAGCTGCCTGGAGGTCACGGCGGACGGCATCGTGGCGGTCCGCAGCCAGGTCAACCCCGACAAACTCGTCCGCGCGACCGAACAGTGGGCCGCCACAGGCCGTGGGCAGGACCCGTTCTGCATCCTCTGA
- a CDS encoding FAD-dependent oxidoreductase, which translates to MQHRIVVLGAGYTGATAAGRLARRLHREDVTITLVNPEPDFVERVRMHQLATGQELRPRPLGEMFAGTGVELKIARVTAVDVDRRTVGVTGADGPAELVYDTLVYALGSGWNDGGVPGAAEHAHEIAGRPGARRLRERLDALDAGLPVVVVGGGLTGVEAVTEIAEMRPDLHVSLAAHGALGDWLSDKGRAHLRKVTGRLGIEVHEHAAVTAVTPDAVTIADGRSLPAAVTVWTTGFAVHPIARATTLETTEHGRIKVDATMRSVSHPDVYAVGDAALAAGPQGKPLRMSCASGVPMAWQAADAIAARLAGTKVPRVSIRYFQQCVSLGRGEGLIQFVTADDRAVDRALTGRTAALYKELICKGAAWGVANPTVGMPSRRRRVVRQETPDRAGAEATA; encoded by the coding sequence ATGCAGCACCGCATCGTCGTCCTCGGCGCCGGCTACACCGGAGCCACCGCCGCAGGCCGCCTCGCCAGGCGGCTGCACCGCGAGGACGTCACCATCACCCTCGTCAACCCCGAGCCCGACTTCGTCGAGCGCGTCCGGATGCACCAGCTCGCCACCGGCCAGGAACTCAGGCCGCGCCCGCTCGGCGAGATGTTCGCCGGCACCGGTGTGGAGCTGAAGATCGCGAGGGTCACGGCCGTGGACGTCGACCGCAGGACGGTCGGGGTCACCGGCGCCGACGGCCCGGCCGAGCTCGTCTACGACACCCTGGTCTACGCCCTGGGCAGCGGCTGGAACGACGGGGGCGTCCCGGGTGCGGCCGAACACGCCCACGAGATCGCCGGCCGCCCTGGTGCCCGCCGGCTGCGCGAGCGCCTGGACGCCCTGGACGCCGGTCTGCCCGTGGTGGTCGTCGGCGGCGGCCTGACCGGCGTGGAGGCCGTGACGGAGATCGCCGAGATGCGCCCGGACCTCCATGTCTCCCTGGCCGCCCACGGAGCCCTCGGCGACTGGCTCTCGGACAAGGGCCGCGCCCACCTGCGCAAGGTGACCGGCCGGCTGGGCATCGAGGTCCACGAGCACGCGGCGGTCACCGCCGTGACCCCGGACGCGGTCACGATCGCCGACGGCCGCAGCCTTCCCGCCGCGGTCACCGTCTGGACCACCGGCTTCGCCGTCCATCCCATCGCCCGGGCCACCACCCTGGAGACCACCGAGCACGGCCGGATCAAGGTCGACGCCACCATGCGTTCGGTGTCCCACCCCGACGTGTACGCCGTCGGTGACGCCGCGCTGGCCGCCGGCCCCCAGGGCAAGCCGCTGCGCATGTCCTGCGCCTCGGGCGTCCCCATGGCCTGGCAGGCCGCCGACGCCATCGCCGCCCGCCTCGCCGGCACGAAGGTCCCGCGCGTCTCCATCCGCTACTTCCAGCAGTGCGTCTCGCTGGGCCGCGGCGAGGGCCTGATCCAGTTCGTCACCGCGGACGACCGGGCCGTCGACCGCGCCCTGACGGGCCGCACGGCCGCCCTCTACAAGGAACTCATCTGCAAGGGCGCGGCCTGGGGCGTCGCCAACCCGACGGTGGGCATGCCGTCCCGGCGCCGCCGCGTCGTACGCCAGGAGACCCCGGACCGGGCGGGGGCGGAGGCGACCGCCTGA
- a CDS encoding ABC transporter ATP-binding protein, which yields MARRIPMALAQSARLAWSVDRRMTVTIIVCQVLSGLGTAVMLTAVSRALPHLTTLHARTGLRQAWPALAVAVAAMAMGAGMWILADWATRRLNPKIASAADLTLVDLHMKAELSAYDTEGFTDRSQAAEIGALRAVDLADDAKTLTNGFVQLVSAATVLTSLHPLLLGVLLLSVIPRGLGGVIAARIDYRVHDRTLSARTVRGMMRWWLTTSDLADELRANTMRPYLHSWYRAMCDRVEGRELEGARPYLLVTLLAASLAGLFTLGMWAALAALVLTGAMSTAIAGTAIVASQTAGRALNSIVRYGAVMFHHGLYLSDYYTFVDEVRSMTTARGTTQAKAPERIRLYEAEFTYPGKESPALHPTTLTLNRGEVVALVGENGAGKSTLIRLLTGLTVPTGGTVHWDDTELATTDAESAWRHVGLVPQKNGHWPLRARENITLGQPREHGDERVWDAAERVGMTTALQGLPDRLDTLLARSVWGGHELSGGQWQRLACARALYREPAVLVLDEPTSEMDARGEHQIFRELRAMAPDRITVVVTHRLDNVRMADRVIVLDQGRIREEGTFDALVATEGSLLGELYALAQDR from the coding sequence ATGGCCCGCCGGATCCCGATGGCGCTCGCCCAGTCGGCCCGCCTCGCCTGGTCCGTCGACCGGCGCATGACGGTCACGATCATCGTGTGCCAGGTGCTGTCCGGCCTCGGCACGGCCGTCATGCTCACCGCGGTCTCCCGGGCGCTGCCCCACCTCACCACCCTCCACGCCCGCACCGGGCTGCGCCAGGCGTGGCCGGCCCTGGCCGTCGCGGTGGCCGCGATGGCCATGGGCGCCGGCATGTGGATCCTCGCGGACTGGGCCACCCGTCGGCTGAACCCGAAGATCGCCTCCGCCGCCGATCTCACCCTGGTCGACCTCCACATGAAGGCCGAGCTGTCCGCCTACGACACCGAAGGGTTCACCGACCGCAGCCAGGCCGCCGAGATCGGCGCCCTGCGCGCGGTCGACCTCGCCGACGACGCCAAGACCCTCACCAACGGCTTCGTCCAGCTGGTCTCGGCCGCGACCGTCCTCACCTCGCTGCACCCGCTGCTCCTGGGCGTCCTGCTGCTGTCGGTGATTCCCAGGGGCCTTGGCGGAGTGATCGCCGCGCGCATCGACTACCGCGTCCACGACCGCACCCTGTCCGCCCGCACCGTGCGCGGCATGATGCGCTGGTGGCTCACCACCTCCGACCTCGCCGACGAACTGCGCGCCAACACCATGCGCCCCTACCTGCATTCCTGGTACCGGGCGATGTGCGACCGGGTCGAGGGACGCGAACTCGAAGGCGCACGACCGTACTTGCTGGTGACGCTCCTGGCGGCGTCCCTGGCGGGCCTGTTCACGCTCGGCATGTGGGCCGCGCTGGCGGCGCTCGTGCTGACCGGAGCCATGTCCACCGCGATCGCCGGCACCGCCATCGTCGCGTCGCAGACCGCCGGACGGGCGCTCAACTCCATCGTCCGGTACGGCGCGGTGATGTTCCACCACGGCCTCTACCTGAGCGACTACTACACCTTCGTCGACGAGGTCCGCTCCATGACCACCGCCCGCGGTACCACCCAGGCCAAGGCGCCGGAGCGGATCCGTCTGTACGAGGCCGAGTTCACCTACCCGGGTAAGGAAAGCCCCGCTCTGCACCCGACCACCCTGACCCTCAACCGCGGCGAGGTCGTCGCCCTCGTCGGCGAGAACGGCGCCGGCAAGTCGACCCTCATCCGACTGCTCACCGGACTGACCGTGCCCACCGGCGGAACCGTCCACTGGGACGACACCGAACTCGCCACCACCGACGCCGAGTCGGCCTGGCGGCACGTCGGCCTCGTCCCCCAGAAGAACGGGCACTGGCCGCTGCGCGCCCGGGAGAACATCACCCTCGGCCAGCCCCGCGAACACGGCGACGAACGCGTCTGGGACGCGGCGGAACGCGTCGGAATGACCACGGCGCTCCAGGGTCTCCCGGACCGGCTCGACACCCTGCTGGCCCGCTCGGTCTGGGGCGGGCACGAACTGTCCGGCGGGCAGTGGCAGCGTCTGGCGTGCGCGCGGGCCCTGTACCGGGAACCGGCCGTGCTGGTTCTGGACGAGCCGACCAGCGAGATGGACGCCCGCGGCGAGCACCAGATCTTCCGCGAGCTGCGCGCGATGGCCCCGGACCGGATCACCGTGGTCGTCACCCACCGCCTGGACAACGTGAGGATGGCCGACCGCGTCATCGTCCTCGACCAGGGACGCATCCGCGAGGAGGGCACCTTCGACGCCCTCGTCGCCACCGAGGGCAGCCTGCTGGGCGAGCTGTACGCGCTCGCCCAGGACCGCTGA